The following proteins come from a genomic window of Synechococcus sp. BIOS-E4-1:
- a CDS encoding thermonuclease family protein translates to MMLAALASVLISSCYDGDTCRSNSGEKIRLACIDTPELRGKRANPVPAKAARDYLRRLVVGRDVGIRRITKDRYGRTVAELFVDGSNVQQQLVAAGHADIYWKYAHQCGWTR, encoded by the coding sequence ATGATGCTTGCAGCCCTTGCTTCAGTGCTGATAAGCAGCTGCTATGACGGCGACACCTGCCGCAGCAATTCCGGCGAAAAGATCAGGCTTGCTTGTATCGACACGCCAGAACTGCGCGGCAAACGTGCCAACCCTGTTCCTGCCAAGGCAGCACGGGACTATCTACGCAGGCTTGTCGTTGGACGTGACGTAGGCATCAGACGTATTACCAAAGACCGTTATGGGCGCACGGTGGCTGAGCTGTTTGTCGATGGCTCAAACGTGCAACAGCAACTGGTCGCTGCTGGCCATGCAGACATCTATTGGAAGTACGCGCATCAGTGCGGGTGGACGCGCTGA
- a CDS encoding GIY-YIG nuclease family protein codes for MDALMQNKHYCLQWKDPADFSKGTIWTYMETAAYEHAGIPRSEDGMSRFQKMGGHQPTVCMRGTKWEATWEDGTTFTIRSSPQATKPVMVSIALRWTNPPKQLKRDGGQPFAVETLKTTTDAYVYLVRLLTFEPTASGASYFKIGKAVSIPNRIKQFGPCELIAHEVHTDPGSALKRETALHSQFKQFRRPDTEIFLMTQQELNQVVTAMNPAKA; via the coding sequence GTGGACGCGCTGATGCAGAACAAGCACTACTGCCTCCAATGGAAAGATCCAGCTGACTTTTCCAAGGGAACCATCTGGACCTACATGGAAACCGCTGCTTATGAGCACGCAGGAATTCCACGGTCAGAAGACGGAATGAGTCGCTTTCAAAAAATGGGTGGGCACCAGCCAACGGTGTGCATGCGCGGCACAAAGTGGGAAGCAACTTGGGAAGACGGCACAACATTCACGATTCGTTCCAGCCCACAAGCAACCAAGCCGGTGATGGTGTCCATCGCATTGCGTTGGACAAATCCACCCAAACAGCTCAAGCGTGATGGTGGGCAACCATTCGCAGTAGAGACCCTGAAAACGACCACAGATGCATACGTGTATCTAGTTCGGCTTCTTACTTTTGAGCCAACAGCAAGCGGGGCGAGCTATTTCAAAATCGGGAAAGCAGTTTCAATCCCAAACAGGATCAAGCAGTTTGGTCCTTGCGAACTGATTGCCCATGAAGTCCATACAGACCCAGGATCAGCCTTAAAGCGTGAAACGGCACTACACAGTCAGTTCAAACAATTCAGGCGTCCAGACACTGAGATATTCCTAATGACTCAGCAGGAGCTGAATCAGGTTGTCACTGCAATGAATCCAGCCAAAGCCTGA